The Dokdonella koreensis DS-123 genome has a segment encoding these proteins:
- a CDS encoding ABC transporter ATP-binding protein, protein MSTLVEIRDVSKVYERGKQKVEVLHHVNLDIAKGDFLALMGPSGSGKTTLLNLIGGLDSPSGGSIGVGGQRIDRLGGGQLAKWRAANVGFIFQFYNLLPMLSAQKNVEVPLLLTKLSAAERKRNASIALQLVGLADRASHKPNELSGGQQQRVAIARAIVSDPTLLVCDEPTGDLDRQSAEDVLGLLQQLNRQHGKTIIMVTHDPKAAEYASHTLHLDKGTLVESGVPA, encoded by the coding sequence ATGAGCACACTGGTCGAAATCCGCGACGTCAGCAAGGTCTACGAGCGCGGCAAGCAGAAGGTCGAGGTGCTGCATCACGTGAACCTCGACATCGCCAAGGGCGATTTCCTGGCACTGATGGGGCCGTCCGGTTCCGGCAAGACGACCCTGCTGAACCTGATCGGCGGCCTCGACTCGCCCAGCGGCGGCAGCATCGGCGTCGGCGGCCAGCGCATCGACCGCCTCGGCGGCGGGCAGCTGGCCAAGTGGCGCGCCGCCAACGTCGGCTTCATCTTCCAGTTCTACAACCTGCTGCCGATGCTGAGCGCGCAGAAGAACGTGGAGGTGCCGCTGCTGCTGACCAAGCTGTCGGCCGCCGAGCGCAAGCGCAACGCGTCGATCGCGCTGCAACTGGTGGGGCTGGCCGATCGCGCCAGCCACAAGCCCAACGAACTGTCGGGCGGCCAGCAGCAGCGCGTGGCGATCGCCCGCGCGATCGTTTCCGACCCCACGCTGCTGGTCTGCGACGAGCCCACCGGCGACCTCGACCGCCAATCGGCCGAGGACGTGCTGGGCCTGCTGCAGCAGCTCAACCGCCAGCACGGCAAGACGATCATCATGGTCACGCACGATCCGAAGGCCGCCGAATACGCCTCGCACACGCTGCACCTGGACAAGGGCACCCTGGTCGAGTCCGGCGTGCCGGCGTGA
- a CDS encoding ABC transporter permease: MKYLHLIWAALFRRKTRTMLTLLSVLAAFLLFGLLDGVRVAFNAGGEAAGVDRMIVASRFSIIQGLPQSLVPRIQATPGVKNVTWANWFGGYYKDPKNQGFNIAIGPNFFDVYSDYVVSPEHRKAFEETRTGALIGATLAKRFDWKVGDKVPVTGAIYPNKATGDTSWTFDVVGIYSAREEKLRGIEQQLLFRWDYFDEANAYNDHDVGWITIQVTDPNQSDQVAKAIDALSANSDHETKTQTEQAFNLSFAKQMGDIGLIVSAIMGAVFFTLLLLTGNTMAQAVRERIPELATLKTIGFSDRTVLGLVFGEAVLLIVLGGVLGLGLAAVLMPAVGAASGGMMQLPPVGATTWLIGLVVMVVIGVLVGALPALRAMRLKIVDALAGR; encoded by the coding sequence ATGAAATACCTGCATCTGATCTGGGCGGCACTGTTCCGCCGCAAGACGCGCACGATGCTGACCCTGCTGTCGGTGCTTGCGGCGTTCCTGTTGTTCGGCCTGCTCGACGGTGTGCGGGTCGCGTTCAACGCCGGCGGCGAGGCCGCGGGCGTGGACCGCATGATCGTCGCCTCGCGCTTCTCGATCATCCAGGGCCTGCCGCAGAGCCTGGTCCCGCGCATCCAGGCCACGCCCGGCGTCAAGAACGTCACCTGGGCCAACTGGTTCGGCGGCTACTACAAGGACCCGAAGAACCAGGGCTTCAACATCGCGATCGGCCCGAACTTCTTCGACGTCTACTCCGACTACGTCGTCTCGCCCGAGCACCGCAAGGCCTTCGAGGAGACGCGCACCGGTGCGCTGATCGGTGCCACGTTGGCCAAGCGCTTCGACTGGAAGGTCGGCGACAAGGTGCCGGTCACCGGCGCGATCTACCCCAACAAGGCCACCGGCGACACCAGCTGGACCTTCGACGTGGTCGGCATCTACAGCGCGCGCGAGGAGAAGCTGCGCGGCATCGAGCAGCAGCTGCTGTTCCGCTGGGACTACTTCGACGAGGCCAACGCCTACAACGATCACGATGTCGGCTGGATCACGATCCAGGTGACCGATCCCAACCAGTCCGACCAGGTCGCCAAGGCCATCGACGCGCTCTCGGCCAACTCCGATCACGAGACCAAGACCCAGACCGAGCAGGCGTTCAACCTGTCCTTCGCCAAGCAGATGGGCGACATCGGCCTGATCGTCAGCGCGATCATGGGCGCGGTGTTCTTCACGCTGCTGCTGCTGACCGGCAACACGATGGCGCAGGCCGTGCGCGAGCGCATCCCGGAACTGGCGACGCTCAAGACGATCGGCTTCTCCGACCGCACCGTGCTCGGCCTGGTGTTCGGCGAGGCGGTGCTGCTGATCGTGCTCGGCGGCGTGCTGGGCCTGGGCCTGGCCGCCGTGCTGATGCCGGCCGTCGGCGCCGCCAGCGGCGGCATGATGCAACTGCCGCCGGTCGGCGCGACCACCTGGCTGATCGGGCTGGTGGTGATGGTCGTCATCGGCGTGCTGGTCGGCGCCCTGCCGGCCCTGCGCGCGATGCGGCTCAAGATCGTCGACGCACTGGCCGGACGCTGA
- a CDS encoding ABC transporter permease, which translates to MKSFLRGLVSFLLVVVSLAAWIMLPGWLLGALFVLLLLWMAFTRGGRQAASVTWVGISTLGQRLGASSVIVVGIAGVVGVLVALLAMGDGLQKTLRSTGDTQTAIVLRGGATAELSSGVSREDATLIAQMPGILRDAEGKPIVSPELVVVANLPKKSTGTDANVEVRGVGPQAWALRPNIKIVEGRAFTPGLREMVVGQGARAQFAGLEPGATINLNNQQWTIVGVFESGDAHESELLGDVETVSSAYRRGGYQSATVRLTAPDALDTFKAAIAADPRLKLDAKTTLDYYTAQSEDLTKVIRIIGITIATIMAIGAIFGALNTMYAAVQTRAREIATLRAIGFRSPPVLVSVMLETMLLALLGGLLGAGIAWLIFDNYTVSTLGANFSQVVFRFSVSPALLWTGVKWALAIGFIGGLLPALRAARLPVTTALRES; encoded by the coding sequence ATGAAATCGTTCTTGCGCGGACTCGTTTCGTTTCTCCTGGTCGTGGTCTCGCTGGCGGCCTGGATCATGCTGCCGGGCTGGTTGCTCGGGGCGTTGTTCGTCCTGCTGCTGCTGTGGATGGCCTTCACGCGCGGCGGCCGCCAGGCCGCCTCGGTGACCTGGGTCGGCATCTCCACGCTCGGCCAGCGGCTGGGCGCCTCCTCCGTCATCGTCGTCGGTATCGCCGGCGTCGTCGGCGTGCTGGTCGCGCTGCTGGCGATGGGCGATGGCCTGCAGAAGACCCTGCGAAGTACCGGCGACACCCAGACCGCCATCGTCCTGCGCGGCGGCGCCACCGCCGAGCTCAGCTCCGGCGTCTCGCGCGAGGACGCCACCCTGATCGCGCAGATGCCCGGCATCCTGCGCGACGCCGAAGGCAAGCCGATCGTCTCGCCCGAGCTGGTCGTCGTCGCCAACCTGCCGAAGAAGTCCACCGGCACCGACGCCAATGTCGAGGTCCGCGGCGTCGGCCCGCAGGCCTGGGCGCTGCGGCCCAACATCAAGATCGTCGAGGGCCGCGCGTTCACGCCGGGCCTGCGCGAGATGGTCGTCGGCCAGGGCGCGCGCGCGCAGTTCGCCGGGCTGGAACCCGGCGCGACGATCAACCTCAACAACCAGCAGTGGACGATCGTCGGCGTGTTCGAATCCGGCGACGCGCACGAATCCGAACTGCTCGGCGACGTCGAGACCGTGTCCTCCGCCTACCGCCGCGGCGGCTACCAGTCCGCCACCGTCCGGCTGACCGCGCCGGACGCCCTCGACACGTTCAAGGCCGCCATCGCCGCCGACCCGCGCCTGAAGCTCGACGCCAAGACCACGCTCGACTACTACACCGCGCAGTCCGAGGACCTCACCAAGGTCATCCGCATCATCGGCATCACGATCGCGACCATCATGGCGATCGGCGCGATCTTCGGCGCGCTCAACACGATGTACGCCGCCGTCCAGACGCGGGCGCGCGAGATCGCCACGCTGCGCGCGATCGGTTTCCGCTCGCCGCCGGTGCTGGTCTCGGTCATGCTCGAGACGATGCTGCTGGCCTTGCTCGGCGGCCTGCTCGGCGCCGGCATCGCCTGGCTGATCTTCGACAACTACACCGTGTCCACCCTCGGCGCCAACTTCAGCCAGGTGGTGTTCCGCTTCAGCGTCTCGCCGGCGCTGCTGTGGACCGGCGTGAAATGGGCGCTCGCGATCGGCTTCATCGGCGGCCTGCTGCCGGCCCTGCGCGCGGCGCGGCTGCCGGTGACGACGGCGTTGCGGGAGTCGTGA
- a CDS encoding RHS repeat domain-containing protein, with protein sequence MSVLHRALRAVGFSPSSHRVDRSLTAPVLAGLLALAPGLVQGQAGEVSIYDEQGKLLRGSETAGTLGPDLFGDQVSLYTGSVEFVQTDVSIPGNSALPVSVGRRYRIGQNQQPKGHFADWDLEVPRAHGVFATDIGWAVDGGGGRCSSFGVPPAATVGMPLGGSYLVEAEAYWQGNFIYLPGSGDQEILRRAPGNAPPSNANSSSYTLTTKAGGMIRCIGSGANEGFELLTPDGTTYRFDHRIQREVSSMAGGGGLVARPAGERRGEPVPSRGWNGVLHRIEVWIVPTLVTDRYGNTVSYVWDGWRLLRIEGSDGRLLTFTYPATPSTSHEVQTVTAQPGGGELARTWTYQYQTQVSAGQGFSGLKYVNLPGGLGAWTFNLAQFMFQLPTEPLASRCNYAQTGVEAGELTGSMTHPGGTTGTFTLDRLEHGRTWVDFHCIPPTGLPLNADGSWTMQPRQFGEWSLTKKQLSGPGLPGYTWDYVYNESLSTSSYCWDPATAGSVGTPVCTASSPTTKTVRVVDPQGYQTRYTFGIRSKVNEGQLLKTEFGWNGSTAQRTVTTTYAAPASPPWPLPLGTSIQQRGDAFMGERLFPESGRSTTQDGVTFSWTVGSFDARGRPLGVGKSSSLGSKAETTAYHDNTSKWVLGQVASVMVQFGSQTWYPVVNTYDATTANLLTHSRYGKLHRSYQWYANGTLSKSMDARGASFTSYTTSYGPYHRGVPTSITYGNGDWLNASINDTGEIRTVQQAAAPEFTSLTTGYQYDQLGRLKQVDYPGTGWNPLVIGYQWVSTSEMGASHWLQTTSQGNARTLTYYDALWRPALTKRYDALSTATEDETRRMTLTRYDGEGRVTYQSYPQRLITSITPLTLPGGTKTTYDALGQVKTTLADSELGPLETVVTYLSGFRKQVLNPRLKTTVTSYQAFDEPVEDAPMKVVLADGGEITYTRDVLGKPLTLKQSGPSGAAPVAERSYDYDTYQRLCKTVEPESGATLLGYDLADNVTWRATGQSGGLACGGAVAAQRATMTYDARNRLQSTTYADGVTQGTTQSWTQDGKLKTVTSGGATWTYGYNTRRLLESETLTYGGTNYPFTYQHDTNGSVKQLKYPDDSLVNYAPNALGEPTYVSGYATQIKYHPNGGLYRFAYANGIQHETLQNARGLPGWSTDTGVIDDTYTYDENGNVKTITDETSTPNAVLGPNLSRTMDYDSRDRLIVGHFNDLSTLSDLSARGVTFSYDMLDNLQTNVTGLRNFTYHYNAQQQLTKITNAAPPLSYVDYAYDTRGNMTSRSVVDPVTPANNHARTFTFDKANRMTAVTVPWPGTGGASPGTTTHGYDGNGRRVAITPPGGVAKLQMYSQGGQLLSEIRANGSGRVNYVYLGRHLLARVPYNSLGGGGGLGTSPPKFFQHTDGLGSPIGVTDLSGAIQGWRTVYEPYGDQVFTNEADGPAYTGHVSDALTTLTYMQARYYDPVAGRFLSVDPVAASPESINRYWYANNNPYKYIDPDGRFGVVGAFIGALVEVGVQVAVHGEVNNWPAVGVAGAVGAVTGGVGGLLGKAAVRGAVTTSEAVYATAAVGGATNAWGKVAESELTGESISSADVALAAAGGSLGAGAGEKIGLATVAKLENMAASGGMAGTISSTTQAAVRQGGPIVEPATTGMQKAGQLAADAGAVYVQERAKK encoded by the coding sequence ATGTCCGTGCTGCACCGCGCGCTGCGCGCCGTGGGTTTCTCTCCTTCCTCGCATCGAGTTGATCGCTCGTTGACCGCGCCGGTCCTGGCCGGGCTGCTGGCGCTGGCGCCGGGCCTGGTGCAGGGACAAGCCGGTGAAGTGTCGATCTACGACGAGCAGGGGAAGCTGCTGCGCGGCAGCGAGACGGCGGGGACCTTGGGTCCGGACCTGTTCGGTGACCAGGTGAGCCTGTACACGGGCAGCGTGGAGTTCGTGCAGACGGATGTGAGCATTCCGGGCAACAGCGCGCTGCCGGTGTCGGTGGGGCGGCGCTACCGGATCGGCCAGAACCAGCAGCCGAAGGGCCACTTCGCGGACTGGGACCTGGAGGTGCCGCGCGCACACGGGGTGTTCGCGACGGACATCGGCTGGGCGGTGGACGGCGGCGGCGGCCGCTGTTCGAGTTTCGGTGTGCCGCCGGCGGCGACGGTGGGGATGCCGCTGGGCGGCAGCTACCTGGTGGAGGCCGAGGCGTACTGGCAGGGCAACTTCATCTACCTGCCGGGCAGCGGCGACCAGGAGATCCTGAGGCGGGCGCCGGGCAATGCGCCGCCGAGCAATGCCAACAGCAGCAGCTACACGCTGACGACGAAGGCGGGCGGGATGATCCGCTGCATCGGCAGCGGCGCGAACGAAGGCTTCGAGCTGCTGACGCCGGACGGGACGACCTACCGGTTCGACCATCGCATCCAGCGCGAGGTGTCGTCGATGGCGGGTGGCGGCGGCCTGGTCGCGCGGCCGGCGGGGGAGCGCCGGGGCGAGCCGGTGCCGAGCCGGGGTTGGAACGGGGTGCTGCACCGGATCGAGGTGTGGATCGTGCCGACCTTGGTGACGGACCGGTACGGCAATACGGTGAGCTATGTCTGGGATGGCTGGCGGCTGCTGCGGATCGAAGGCAGTGACGGGCGGTTGTTGACGTTCACGTACCCGGCCACTCCGTCCACGAGCCACGAGGTCCAGACGGTGACGGCGCAACCGGGGGGCGGCGAGCTGGCGCGGACCTGGACCTACCAGTACCAGACCCAGGTGTCGGCCGGTCAGGGCTTTTCGGGGCTCAAGTACGTGAACCTGCCGGGCGGCCTGGGCGCGTGGACGTTCAACCTGGCGCAATTCATGTTCCAGCTGCCGACCGAGCCATTGGCCTCGCGCTGCAATTACGCCCAGACGGGCGTGGAAGCGGGCGAGCTGACCGGCTCGATGACGCATCCGGGCGGCACGACGGGCACGTTCACGCTGGATCGGCTGGAGCACGGCCGCACCTGGGTGGATTTCCACTGCATCCCGCCCACCGGTTTGCCGCTCAACGCGGATGGCTCCTGGACGATGCAGCCGCGGCAGTTCGGCGAGTGGTCGTTGACGAAGAAGCAGCTGAGCGGCCCGGGCCTGCCCGGCTACACCTGGGACTACGTCTACAACGAGAGCCTGAGCACCAGCAGCTACTGCTGGGACCCGGCGACGGCCGGTTCGGTCGGCACGCCGGTATGCACGGCATCCTCGCCGACGACCAAGACGGTGCGGGTGGTCGACCCGCAGGGATACCAGACCCGCTACACGTTCGGGATCCGGTCGAAGGTCAACGAAGGGCAACTGCTGAAGACGGAGTTCGGCTGGAACGGTTCGACGGCGCAGCGGACGGTGACGACGACCTATGCGGCCCCGGCGAGCCCGCCGTGGCCGTTGCCGCTGGGGACGAGCATCCAGCAGCGCGGCGATGCGTTCATGGGTGAGCGGCTGTTCCCGGAGTCGGGTCGCTCGACGACACAGGATGGCGTGACGTTCAGCTGGACGGTGGGCAGTTTCGATGCGCGCGGCCGGCCGCTGGGTGTGGGCAAGTCCAGTTCGCTGGGGAGCAAGGCGGAGACGACGGCGTACCACGACAACACGAGCAAGTGGGTGTTGGGCCAGGTGGCGAGCGTGATGGTGCAGTTCGGCAGCCAGACCTGGTATCCGGTGGTGAACACCTACGATGCGACGACGGCGAACCTGCTCACGCACAGCCGCTACGGCAAGCTGCACCGCAGCTACCAGTGGTATGCGAACGGGACGCTGTCCAAGAGCATGGATGCCCGCGGGGCGAGCTTCACGAGCTACACGACCAGCTACGGCCCCTACCACCGCGGCGTGCCGACCAGCATCACCTACGGCAATGGTGACTGGTTGAACGCAAGCATCAACGACACCGGCGAGATCCGGACGGTGCAGCAGGCCGCCGCGCCGGAATTCACGTCGCTGACGACCGGCTACCAGTACGACCAGCTGGGGCGCCTGAAGCAGGTGGACTACCCGGGGACGGGCTGGAACCCGCTGGTGATCGGCTACCAGTGGGTGTCGACGAGCGAGATGGGGGCCTCGCACTGGCTGCAGACGACCAGCCAAGGCAACGCCCGCACCTTGACGTACTACGACGCGCTGTGGCGGCCGGCGCTGACCAAGCGATACGACGCGCTCAGCACGGCCACTGAGGACGAAACGCGGCGGATGACGCTGACCCGGTACGACGGCGAGGGGCGGGTGACCTACCAGTCCTACCCGCAGCGGCTGATCACGTCGATCACGCCGTTGACGCTGCCGGGTGGGACGAAGACGACCTACGATGCGCTGGGCCAGGTGAAGACGACGCTGGCCGACAGCGAGCTGGGCCCGCTGGAGACGGTGGTGACGTACCTGAGCGGGTTCCGCAAGCAGGTGCTCAACCCGCGGCTGAAGACGACGGTGACCTCCTACCAGGCGTTCGACGAGCCGGTGGAGGACGCGCCGATGAAGGTGGTGCTGGCCGATGGCGGTGAGATCACCTACACCCGCGACGTGCTGGGCAAGCCGCTGACGCTGAAGCAGAGCGGCCCGAGCGGTGCGGCGCCGGTGGCCGAGCGCAGCTATGACTACGACACCTACCAGCGGCTGTGCAAGACGGTGGAGCCGGAGAGCGGGGCGACGCTGCTGGGATACGACCTGGCCGACAACGTGACGTGGCGTGCGACCGGCCAGAGCGGTGGGCTGGCCTGCGGCGGCGCAGTGGCGGCGCAGCGGGCGACGATGACCTATGACGCACGCAACCGGCTGCAGAGCACGACCTATGCCGATGGGGTGACGCAGGGAACGACGCAGAGCTGGACGCAGGACGGCAAGCTCAAGACGGTGACCTCCGGCGGTGCGACCTGGACGTACGGCTACAACACGCGCCGACTGCTGGAGAGCGAGACACTGACGTACGGCGGGACGAACTACCCCTTCACCTACCAGCACGACACGAACGGCAGCGTGAAGCAGCTGAAGTACCCGGACGATTCGCTGGTGAACTACGCGCCCAATGCACTGGGCGAGCCGACGTATGTGAGCGGGTACGCCACGCAGATCAAGTACCACCCCAATGGGGGGCTGTACCGGTTCGCCTATGCGAACGGGATCCAGCACGAGACGCTGCAGAACGCGCGGGGCCTGCCGGGATGGAGCACGGATACGGGCGTGATCGACGACACCTACACGTACGATGAGAACGGGAACGTCAAGACGATCACCGACGAGACTTCGACCCCGAACGCGGTACTGGGCCCGAACCTGAGCCGGACGATGGACTACGACAGTCGGGACCGGCTGATCGTGGGTCACTTCAACGACCTGAGCACACTGAGCGACCTGAGCGCGCGGGGCGTGACCTTCAGCTACGACATGCTGGACAACCTCCAGACCAACGTGACGGGGCTGCGGAACTTCACGTACCACTACAACGCGCAGCAGCAGCTGACGAAGATCACCAACGCGGCGCCGCCGCTGTCGTACGTGGACTATGCCTATGACACGCGGGGCAACATGACCTCGCGCAGCGTGGTGGACCCGGTGACGCCGGCGAACAACCATGCGCGGACGTTCACGTTCGACAAGGCGAACCGGATGACAGCGGTGACGGTGCCGTGGCCGGGGACGGGCGGGGCCTCGCCGGGGACGACGACGCACGGGTACGACGGCAACGGCCGCCGGGTGGCGATCACGCCGCCGGGTGGGGTGGCGAAGCTGCAGATGTACAGCCAGGGCGGCCAGCTGCTGAGCGAGATCCGGGCGAACGGATCGGGCCGGGTGAACTACGTGTACCTGGGCCGTCACCTGCTGGCGCGGGTGCCGTACAACAGCCTGGGTGGTGGTGGCGGTCTGGGGACCTCACCGCCGAAATTCTTCCAGCACACCGACGGTCTGGGCAGCCCGATCGGGGTGACGGACCTGTCGGGTGCAATACAGGGCTGGCGGACGGTGTACGAGCCGTACGGTGACCAGGTGTTCACGAACGAGGCTGACGGCCCGGCGTATACGGGTCACGTGTCCGACGCGCTGACGACGCTGACGTACATGCAGGCGCGGTATTACGATCCGGTGGCGGGGCGGTTCCTGAGCGTGGACCCGGTCGCGGCCAGTCCGGAGAGCATCAACCGGTACTGGTATGCCAACAACAATCCCTACAAGTACATCGATCCGGATGGACGATTCGGTGTAGTAGGTGCTTTCATTGGAGCACTAGTCGAGGTCGGGGTTCAGGTTGCGGTGCACGGTGAAGTGAACAACTGGCCTGCTGTCGGGGTTGCTGGAGCAGTAGGGGCCGTTACGGGGGGTGTAGGTGGGTTGCTCGGGAAAGCCGCGGTGAGGGGGGCTGTTACCACTAGCGAAGCTGTATACGCAACTGCTGCCGTGGGCGGTGCAACCAATGCGTGGGGAAAAGTTGCTGAGAGCGAACTTACTGGCGAGTCGATCAGCTCTGCAGACGTCGCGCTGGCTGCTGCCGGGGGCAGTCTCGGTGCTGGTGCAGGCGAGAAGATCGGCTTGGCAACTGTTGCGAAACTTGAAAATATGGCGGCGAGCGGTGGCATGGCTGGTACGATCAGTAGTACAACACAAGCAGCTGTCCGTCAGGGCGGGCCAATTGTCGAGCCGGCGACTACGGGAATGCAGAAGGCCGGGCAGCTTGCTGCGGATGCTGGTGCTGTTTACGTGCAAGAGCGTGCAAAGAAGTGA
- the yedA gene encoding drug/metabolite exporter YedA, translating to MNAPAPDAVPAKTPLSRETRWAIGLSLLTLYLIWGSTYLAIRVALESWPPFLMAALRFTTAGALLYAFLRWRGLPAPTRTQWGNAAVTGLLLLGLGNGLVCFAEQSVASGLAAVAVASMPLFAALFGTLYRQWPRRIEWIGLAIGFIGVVLLNLGGGMTGSPAGAAALVVASAAWAFGSVWSRGRDMPPAAMNTAAQMLCGGVGLSIAALAFGERLPTAPTTASTLALVYLAVFGSLIAFTAYLYLLRTVRPVLATSYAYVNPPVAVLLGAALGGEAIHIGDLVAMAVILGGVALITLTRGK from the coding sequence ATGAACGCACCCGCCCCCGACGCCGTGCCCGCCAAGACACCCCTCAGCCGCGAGACGCGCTGGGCGATCGGCCTGTCGCTGCTGACGCTCTACCTGATCTGGGGGTCCACCTATCTCGCCATCCGCGTCGCGCTGGAAAGCTGGCCGCCGTTCCTGATGGCCGCACTGCGCTTCACGACCGCCGGCGCCCTGCTCTATGCGTTCCTGCGCTGGCGCGGCCTGCCGGCGCCGACGCGCACGCAATGGGGCAACGCCGCCGTCACCGGCCTGCTGCTGCTCGGCCTCGGCAACGGCCTGGTCTGCTTCGCCGAGCAATCCGTCGCCTCCGGCCTCGCCGCCGTCGCGGTCGCCAGCATGCCGCTGTTCGCCGCCCTGTTCGGCACGCTGTACAGGCAATGGCCGCGCCGTATCGAATGGATCGGCCTGGCGATCGGCTTCATCGGCGTCGTGCTGCTCAATCTCGGCGGCGGCATGACCGGCTCCCCCGCCGGCGCGGCGGCCCTCGTGGTCGCCTCTGCCGCCTGGGCGTTCGGCTCGGTCTGGAGCCGCGGCCGCGACATGCCGCCCGCCGCGATGAACACCGCCGCCCAGATGCTCTGCGGCGGCGTCGGACTCTCCATCGCCGCCCTCGCCTTCGGCGAACGCTTGCCCACCGCACCGACCACCGCCTCCACCCTGGCCCTGGTCTATCTCGCCGTGTTCGGCTCGCTGATCGCGTTCACCGCCTACCTCTACCTGCTGCGCACCGTGCGGCCGGTGCTCGCGACCAGCTACGCCTACGTCAACCCGCCGGTCGCCGTGCTGCTCGGCGCCGCCCTCGGCGGCGAGGCGATCCACATCGGCGACCTGGTCGCGATGGCGGTGATCCTGGGGGGCGTGGCGCTGATTACGTTGACGCGGGGGAAGTGA
- a CDS encoding nucleotide sugar dehydrogenase, whose protein sequence is MDAAALPGPDATRVAVIGLGYVGLPLAVGFGRALPTLGFDINRARIDELKQHRDHTLEVSPEELAATTQLRFSADPADLAECNVFIVTVPTPIDDAKRPDLTPLESASRTVGKAIRPGGVAIFESTVYPGATEEVCVPIIERESGLRFNVDFYAGYSPERINPGDKQHRLESIMKVTSGSTPAAADFVDALYRRIITAGTHKASSIRVAEAAKVIENTQRDLNIALVNELSLIFHRLGIDTSEVLAAAGTKWNFLPFRPGLVGGHCIGVDPYYLTHKAQQIGYHPEVILSGRRINDGMGQHVAQRVVKLMTQRRVHAAQSNILVLGLAFKENCPDLRNTRVIDVVAELKSYNANVEVYDPWVSAEEARHEYGLDLVTELADGKYDAIILAVAHRQFVDLGIERIRALGTPECVLFDVKQTLPRAAVDDRL, encoded by the coding sequence ATGGATGCTGCAGCCCTTCCCGGTCCGGACGCCACGCGGGTGGCGGTGATCGGCCTCGGTTACGTCGGGCTGCCGCTGGCGGTCGGCTTCGGCCGCGCGCTGCCGACCCTGGGCTTCGACATCAATCGCGCGCGCATCGACGAGCTCAAGCAGCACCGCGATCACACGCTGGAAGTCTCGCCGGAAGAACTGGCCGCCACGACGCAGCTGCGTTTCAGCGCCGATCCGGCGGACCTGGCCGAGTGCAACGTCTTCATCGTGACCGTGCCGACGCCGATCGACGACGCCAAGCGGCCGGACCTCACGCCGCTGGAGTCGGCCAGCCGCACGGTGGGCAAGGCGATCCGGCCGGGTGGCGTGGCGATCTTCGAGTCGACGGTCTATCCGGGCGCGACCGAAGAGGTCTGCGTGCCGATCATCGAGCGCGAGTCGGGCCTGCGCTTCAACGTGGACTTCTACGCCGGCTACAGCCCGGAGCGCATCAACCCGGGCGACAAGCAGCACCGCCTCGAAAGCATCATGAAGGTCACCTCCGGCTCGACGCCGGCGGCGGCCGATTTCGTCGACGCGTTGTACCGGCGCATCATCACGGCCGGCACGCACAAGGCGTCCAGCATCCGCGTGGCGGAGGCGGCCAAGGTCATCGAGAACACCCAGCGCGACCTCAACATCGCGCTCGTCAACGAGCTGTCGCTGATCTTCCACCGGCTCGGCATCGACACCAGCGAGGTGCTGGCGGCGGCCGGCACCAAGTGGAACTTCCTGCCGTTCCGGCCGGGCCTGGTCGGCGGCCACTGCATCGGCGTGGACCCCTACTACCTGACGCACAAGGCGCAGCAGATCGGCTACCACCCGGAGGTCATCCTGTCCGGTCGCCGCATCAACGACGGCATGGGCCAGCACGTGGCCCAGCGCGTGGTGAAGCTGATGACGCAGCGGCGCGTGCACGCCGCGCAGTCCAACATCCTGGTGCTGGGCCTGGCGTTCAAGGAGAACTGCCCGGACCTGCGCAACACGCGCGTGATCGACGTGGTGGCCGAGCTCAAGAGCTACAACGCGAACGTCGAGGTCTACGACCCCTGGGTCAGCGCCGAGGAGGCGCGCCACGAGTACGGCCTGGACCTGGTCACCGAGCTCGCCGACGGCAAGTACGACGCGATCATCCTGGCGGTGGCGCACCGCCAGTTCGTCGACCTCGGCATCGAGCGCATCCGCGCGCTCGGCACGCCCGAGTGCGTCCTGTTCGACGTCAAGCAGACGCTGCCGCGCGCGGCCGTCGACGACCGGCTCTGA